A stretch of Pomacea canaliculata isolate SZHN2017 linkage group LG6, ASM307304v1, whole genome shotgun sequence DNA encodes these proteins:
- the LOC112566207 gene encoding tripartite motif-containing protein 45-like encodes MATGRHDKRGSDLRLSCSLCMESYRGRTPKLLPCFHTFCLSCLENIVVTATSKKSASHADDSPVKDTKKTCEENKQNIEVTEKETNPEQKKEDKNDDSGEEEEDKEVTFQCPTCRVSIPVPAGGVSQFQTNFYLDCDDEPDASLDLPVECDTCEDGSRETATHECGDCRHKMCSRCSRLHAIHAQGHHVRPLDGGAAGKATSRVMKTRECPSHAGQSLCFHCRQCDVSICLHCKLTSHEGHATEDFMAAVTRAKGEVNRLIVTANQQIQVLEAVLGRLERDTLELSRQKQEMLSNVTSRYEALVTWVTRARDEALEELECVQRAALKEMEAERIVARDTKQLLSRLVTRAASSCHTDADADIVLHKSELQAALLDDDALTRYRQRGNKEGHVTFFRCRSDDKAVQLDQVRDFVGRQEGQDQDKQNKMVVMSIRELSENVLAMIQSLEDSKINTRTMIQNATRLVSFRVRLSADTTVTEENPVIFDVVDFNEGGGYDTATGVFTAPITGTYIFVANLFNQHYASGCGYISLSIDSKNINYMNVSNKVGMIHDIVSLKTGQKVSLVPNTQFTLCNYGLHTFYTGALLCANPGTE; translated from the exons ATGGCGACTGGACGACATGACAAGCGGGGCTCCGATTTGCGTTTGTCCTGCAGTCTGTGCATGGAGTCCTATCGTGGTCGCACTCCCAAGCTGCTGCCATGTTTTCACACCTTCTGTCTGTCGTGTCTGGAGAACATCGTCGTCACCGCAACGTCCAAGAAATCAGCTTCACACGCAGACGACAGTCCAgtcaaagacacaaagaaaacgTGTGAAGAGAACAAGCAGAACATAGAAGTTACTGAGAAGGAAACAAATcctgaacaaaagaaagaagacaaaaatgatgatagtggagaggaggaagaagacaagGAAGTGACGTTTCAGTGTCCTACATGCCGTGTCTCTATACCTGTCCCCGCAGGTGGAGTGAGTCAGTTTCAG ACCAACTTCTACTTGGACTGTGATGATGAACCTGACGCCAGTCTAGACCTACCTGTGGAGTGTGACACGTGTGAGGACGGCAGCCGCGAGACAGCGACACATGAGTGCGGAGACTGTCGTCACAAGATGTGCTCCCGATGCAGTCGTCTGCACGCCATCCATGCGCAAGGTCATCACGTGCGACCTCTCGATGGCGGAGCTGCTGGCAAGGCCACCTCCAGAGTCATGAAGACAAGAGAGTGCCCGAGTCACGCTGGCCAATCGCTGTGTTTCCACTGTCgtcagtgtgacgtcagcatctGCCTGCACTGTAAGCTGACGTCACACGAAGGTCACGCTACAGAAGATTTTATGGCGGCTGTCACACGAGCCAAAGGAGAGGTGAACAGACTTATTGTGACTGCAAACCAGCAG ATACAAGTGTTAGAGGCTGTACTGGGTCGTCTGGAGCGCGACACGCTAGAGTTATCCCGACAGAAGCAGGAAATGTTgtcaaacgtgacgtcacgatacGAAGCCTTGGTGACGTGGGTGACCCGCGCACGTGACGAGGCGCTAGAGGAGTTGGAGTGTGTGCAGCGTGCAGCACTGAAGGAGATGGAGGCGGAGCGGATTGTGGCGCGTGACACCAAACAGCTGCTGTCTCGCCTCGTGACGCGTGCGGCCTCTTCCTGTCACACCGACGCCGACGCCGACATCGTGCTGCACAAATCAGAGCTGCAGGCGGCGCTGCTAGACGACGACGCGCTCACCCGATACCGTCAACGGGGCAACAaggagggtcacgtgaccttcttTAGGTGCAGGTCAGACGACAAGGCCGTGCAGCTAGACCAGGTACGAGACTTCGTGGGCAGACAAGAGGGACAGGACCAGGACAAGCAGAACAAGATGGTGGTGATGTCCATAAGAGAACTCTCAGAGAACGTTTTGGCAATGATCCAGTCACTGGAGGATTCGAAGATCAACACGAGGACCATGATAC AAAATGCAACAAGACTGGTTTCATTTAGGGTACGTCTGAGTGCAGATACTACTGTGACGGAAGAAAACCCTGTGATATTCGATGTGGTCGACTTCAACGAAGGTGGAGGCTATGATACAGCCACTGGTGTCTTCACGGCCCCCATCACTGGAACTTACATCTTTGTAGCCAACTTGTTTAACCAGCATTATGCGAGTGGCTGTGgctacatctctctctccatagACAGTAAGAACATCAATTATATGAACGTTTCAAACAAAGTTGGCATGATCCACGATATTGTCAGCCTTAAGACCGGCCAGAAAGTGTCTTTAGTACCAAACACGCAGTTCACACTATGCAATTATGGGTTACACACATTTTACACTGGTGCTCTGCTGTGCGCCAACCCAGGCACTGAATGA
- the LOC112566208 gene encoding tripartite motif-containing protein 45-like translates to MATGRYQTPDSSEVRLSCSLCMESYRGRTPKLLPCFHTFCLPCLETMAAAAASTKSFSDETNADEDKKSGEDAVIDEEQSKTKTFLCPTCRASVVVPEGGVSQLQTNFYVDFNDSSDVTLPVECDTCEDGSRETATHECGDCRHKMCSRCSRLHAMFAKGHRVRPLEAGVTGKATSRVVKTRECPSHAGQSLCFHCRQCDVSICLHCKLTSHEGHATEDFMAAVTRAKGEVTRLMVTANQQIQVLEAVLGRLERDTLELSRQKQEMTSNVTSKYEALVAWATRARDEALEEMECVQRAALKEMEAERIVARDTKQLLSRLVTRAASSCHADADADIVLHKSELQAALLDDDALTRYRQRGNKEGHVTFFTCRSDDKAVQLDQVRDFVGRQEGQDQDKQDKMAVMSMRELSEKAVTMTKSMEDLGMNITRMIENAIRPVSFRVRRSVNINVTAGNTVMFDVVDFNEGGGYDTATGVFTAPVTGTYIFVANLYNQVTASGCGYCSLSIDSKIMNYMNISNNVGMIHDIVSLKTGQKVSLVPNTQFTLNKNEGYTFYTGALLCATPGTE, encoded by the exons ATGGCGACTGGGCGATATCAAACTCCAGACTCCAGTGAGGTGCGTTTGTCCTGCAGTCTGTGCATGGAGTCCTATCGTGGTCGCACCCCCAAGCTGCTGCCATGTTTTCACACCTTCTGTCTGCCGTGTCTGGAAACCatggctgctgcagcagcttcCACAAAATCGTTCTCAGACGAAACAAACGCAGATGAAGACAAGAAGAGTGGAGAAGATGCCGTCATAGATGaggaacaaagcaaaacaaagaccTTCCTGTGTCCGACGTGCCGTGCCTCCGTTGTTGTGCCTGAGGGTGGAGTAAGTCAGTTACAG ACCAACTTCTACGTGGACTTTAATGACTCGTCAGATGTGACTCTACCTGTGGAGTGTGACACGTGTGAGGACGGCAGCCGCGAGACAGCGACACACGAGTGCGGAGACTGTCGTCACAAGATGTGCTCCCGATGCAGTCGTCTGCACGCCATGTTTGCTAAGGGTCATCGCGTGCGACCCCTGGAGGCCGGTGTTACTGGCAAGGCCACCTCCAGAGTCGTGAAGACAAGAGAGTGCCCGAGTCACGCTGGCCAATCGCTGTGCTTCCACTGTCgtcagtgtgacgtcagcatctGCCTGCACTGTAAGCTGACGTCACACGAAGGTCACGCCACAGAAGATTTTATGGCGGCTGTCACGCGAGCCAAAGGAGAGGTGACCAGACTTATGGTGACTGCAAACCAGCAG ATCCAAGTGCTAGAAGCTGTACTGGGTCGTTTGGAGCGTGACACGCTAGAGTTATCCCGCCAgaaacaggaaatgacgtcaaacGTGACTTCCAAATACGAAGCGTTGGTGGCGTGGGCGACTCGTGCACGTGACGAGGCGCTGGAGGAGATGGAGTGTGTGCAGCGTGCAGCACTGAAGGAGATGGAGGCCGAGCGGATTGTTGCGCGTGACACCAAACAGCTGCTGTCTCGCCTCGTGACGCGTGCGGCCTCTTCCTGTCACGCCGACGCCGACGCCGACATCGTTCTTCACAAATCAGAGCTGCAGGCGGCGCTGCTGGACGACGACGCTCTCACCCGATACCGTCAACGGGGAAACAaggagggtcacgtgacctttttcACCTGCAGGTCAGACGACAAAGCCGTGCAGCTCGACCAGGTGAGAGACTTCGTGGGCAGACAGGAAGGACAGGACCAGGACAAGCAGGACAAGATGGCGGTGATGTCAATGAGAGAACTCTCAGAAAAAGCTGTGACGATGACCAAGTCAATGGAGGATTTGGGGATGAACATCACTAGAATGATAG AAAATGCGATAAGGCCGGTGTCATTCAGAGTACGGCGAAGTGTAAACATCAATGTGACGGCAGGAAATACTGTGATGTTCGATGTGGTCGACTTCAACGAAGGTGGAGGCTATGACACAGCCACTGGTGTCTTCACAGCCCCCGTCACTGGAACTTACATCTTTGTAGCCAACTTGTATAACCAGGTGACTGCAAGTGGCTGTGGCTACTGCTCTCTCTCCATAGACAGTAAGATTATGAATTATATGAACATCTCAAACAACGTTGGTATGATCCACGATATTGTCAGCCTTAAGACCGGCCAGAAAGTGTCATTAGTACCAAACACACAGttcacattaaacaaaaatgaggGTTACACATTTTACACCGGTGCTCTGCTGTGTGCCACCCCAGGCACTGAGTGA